Genomic window (Leptospira kirschneri serovar Cynopteri str. 3522 CT):
TTTTAATTCTAGCGGAACTAACCGGTTCCAAACTTTTTGTCTCATTTGGGTTTACTCTTACGATGGGAGTCATTCCGTTTCCGGTGACGTTTATTGTAACCGATCTTCTAAACGAATATTTTGGAAGAAAGGGAGTTCGTTTTACTACACTTGTCGGGATGGTTATGATCTTTGTGGCTTATTTTCTTTTGATGTTGGATATGTCTATTCCTGCGGCTTCCAATTCTCCTGTAGATGATCATTCTTTTAATGTAGTTTTTGGGAATTCAGGAAAGGTAATCGTAGGTTCGATTGTGGCGTATTTGATCGGCCAATTGATTGATATTCAAATCTTTCATTTTTTACGTGTCAAAACGGATAATAAATATATTTGGTTACGCGCTACAGGTTCTACAATCGTTTCTCAACTTGTGGATTCTTTTGTAGTGATTTATATAGCGCTTGGAGGAGGTAAACTCAGTTTCCAAGAGTTGAATCAAATTTCCACCAACAATTTTCTTTATAAATGTGGAGTGGCGATTGCAATTACTCCTTTGATTTATGGGGCTCATAGTTTGATCGATTGGTATTTAGGAGAAGAAGCAGAAGTTATGGTTCAGTTTGCAATGAAAGAAGGAAGATCCAATACGGAACCAATTTCTCCGGGATGAAAAATTTCTAGAAGATACAGTTTAAACTTAGAACCTGTCCCAAAAACATCGATGACCCTGAGATTGAGTTTCACAAAAATGTGGGAACTACTACAAAAATTTAAAGACACTACAATTGCTCAAAAGTTCTCAAATTACCAAATGTGACCAAATTTGTAGGAACTACTACTTTTCTTGATTTGGAGTCACGTGAATTTGACGTAAGAAAATCGGGGCGAATCCGGCTTGTCACAGGCAGCCGGACCGGGTTCTTTAGCTCTGGTCAATAAATTGCATACAGGAAACATAATACAACAATTGTCTTTAGGTTTAATTTAGAACGCGATCTAAAACGCAATCCATAGAAGAGAGCGTTCTGCTTTAGTTTTTCCGCAATAATCCCTTTCGCGTTAGGCCGAATTCACGTTAAATGATAAGAGTTTTACATGAAAATTCTAAAAGATACAAAAAAGTTTTTTGAAAAACGAACTCGTTCCAATAAATCATACTTTAGAAAATAAAAAATCGTTCTAATTAGAAAAATTAAGATCGATCTATCGGTTAAAGAAAAGGATGCAAAAAAAGATTTTTTTTATTATTCTCAGTTTTACATTTTGTTTTAAACCCCAGATGACATTTGAATCTGTACAAAAGGGAAAGGATTTAGAAAAAATCTCTGAAATTTCTATAGATGAATTTTTTCAACTTTGGTCACAAAATCGAAGAAAATTAAAGTTTCAAACAAATGTAAGATCTCTATTTGAAGATTTGGAATACACTTATTTTGGAAAAACAGATATTTACGGATACACCTGGAAAAATCGTTTTTTTAAGATAAAGAAAAATCTTTTACAAATAGAATTTCCGAATTACCAGACCTTTTTTGCAGAAGATTTAGAAAAATATTATTTTGATCACCTACGATCTAAAAAAGATCTCATTGATTTAGATCGATTAGAAAATCAAGATTGGAAAGAATGCAGACCCAATTATTCTTATTCACTCCTCCGTCAAAAAGTGACGCTTCAAATACGTTGGAAGGTAGATTCAAGTTGTCCTAAATTGTCCGTTTTTCAAGGAAGAATAGATAAAATCCATTATGACTTAAACAGCGGAAAAATTTCTGAATAAAATTTAAAGATCACTACGTTTTATCAAAATACGCTCCAAAAGATTAAATGAGTTGGGTAATTAAAACGTCTCGTTTCTATTGGAACTCGACGGACCTTAAACTTTTTTGTAGTATATCGTTATTTTTAAAAGGCATTTAAATTTTTGAAAAAATTTAGGTTGTATTATTGAAATTGCTTACTTTCAAAAGAAGAGCGTAATCTTTGGACAAGAATTGTTTATCAATAAAAAGTTAATATTTAAGGCGTTTTGGAATTTGAAATCGAACTGTAATTGCCTAACTTTTAGGAAAGAGCGAGATTTAGTGTCTAAGAAAAATCGAAAAATAAACGAATGTATTTTTAAAATACGTCCTAAAAAATAAGTAGTTTAAGATCTATATCTTGTTACAATTAAAATATTCAATAAGATTAATATAGTGGTTTTTAAAAATATGAAAAAGGGAATTTTCTCAATTTTGTTTCTAATTTCCTGCAGTATAAAACCAAACATACCTTTTGAAACGGTTCAACAAGGAGAGAATTTAGAAAAAATACCTCTCGTTTCTTTAGATGAATTTTTTCAACTTTGGTTACAAAATCAAAAATATCCAAAAATGGCGGGGATCAATTTTAAAAAACTTTTTGAAGATAAAGAGTTTCAATACTTTGGAAGAAAAGAATGGAATCGTTTTATTCCCATATCTAAGTGGCGTTTTTTCAAAATTCAAAAAGAAATTCTAAGTAAAGAGTTTCCAAATTATGAATCTGTTTTTAGGCAGGACTTTAGTGGTCATTTTCAGAATCAAGTTCTTCCAAAATTAGATTGGAAGTTTTACTTGGATATAAAGTCAAAAGTGATAGATAAAGAAGATTGTATAAATCCCTATCAGTATTCTTATTCTCTTGTAGAAAATAAAATCATATGTACTATAAAATGGAATGTGGAAAGTTGTGAAGAACTAATTTTACTGAAAGATAAAACCTATCGATTGGTCTACAATCTTAGAAAGAAACAATTTGAAGAATGATTGCCTCATTTGATTTTATCAGATCAAAATCAAAAAAATAGAACTGTTGAAAAATTCCATAGTGGCGTTTAACAAAACTATTTCAATTGCTCGTTTCCATAAAATAGAAACAGATGGAGAATTCATTTTTCAACAACTCTAATATGAATTTATTCTTACAAAAGATAGAAATTTTAATTTTTAAAATGGTCATTCTAAAAATGAAGAACGTTGATTCTTTTTTAAGAAAAATAAAACCAGATTCTATTTTTCCAAGGATCTAAAACGGAAACATATTTAGAATCTTGAGCTTCCACGATAAACCCTCTGGAAAACAAAATGGTTTTAAAACTTTCCCATTCTTCTTTGTCTATCCGAAACGTCAGAGTCCCTGGACTAACCGGACAATTTTTGGATTCTTTACTAAAGATTAAAATTCCTTTTTTGTCCGGCCAGAAAAGTTCCGAGTGTGTTCCTGAATTGACTACGATCTTTAATCCGAAAAGTTCAGAATAAAGATTTGCGGATACGGTGCAGTCCGTGGATTGAAAGTTAGACGCGTAGAATTGAATCATTTTAGAAAGAGTATAAGGTTTTGGGACACGCTGTGAGAATAAAAAAGAAATCATCATTTTTCAATCGATTATTTTCGTTTTAAAAGAATGCGATTTTCTATCCGTTTAATTGATTGTCTAAAGAATAAAATCCAAAAAACTGGAAGTAGAATTTTTTGCGAGAACGATATGACAATGGATCCAAAAGAATACGTTCGTATATTTGATACAACTCTCAGAGACGGAGAACAATGTCCTGGAGCTGCGATGACCGAAAACGAAAAGTTGGAAATTGCTTCTCAACTCGC
Coding sequences:
- a CDS encoding queuosine precursor transporter; translation: MQLSKSVKLFIILNAFFLSFLILAELTGSKLFVSFGFTLTMGVIPFPVTFIVTDLLNEYFGRKGVRFTTLVGMVMIFVAYFLLMLDMSIPAASNSPVDDHSFNVVFGNSGKVIVGSIVAYLIGQLIDIQIFHFLRVKTDNKYIWLRATGSTIVSQLVDSFVVIYIALGGGKLSFQELNQISTNNFLYKCGVAIAITPLIYGAHSLIDWYLGEEAEVMVQFAMKEGRSNTEPISPG